Proteins co-encoded in one Chitinophagales bacterium genomic window:
- a CDS encoding YIP1 family protein: MTSLLNILWNPVTTLKELGKEYSDDLHRKSIWIIVAYSVIISILNDVQNTSEAVFLVQIGGLCLGIAITLFFVFALSSVIYWIGNTIVGKAAFTEIEATVAYSLIPTLFGFIVVVFINEMDWNLFDWNKSHFINSISFLGWIASTNIVYQGVKLFNQFNWKQTLLAMLPLLLLYVVILALIFYVFSWS; the protein is encoded by the coding sequence ATGACTTCACTTCTTAATATCTTATGGAATCCCGTGACTACTTTGAAGGAACTGGGAAAAGAATATTCCGATGATTTACATAGAAAAAGTATTTGGATTATCGTGGCTTACAGCGTAATTATTTCTATCCTAAACGATGTGCAAAACACAAGTGAAGCAGTTTTTTTAGTGCAGATTGGAGGTTTATGTTTGGGTATTGCTATTACCTTGTTTTTTGTATTTGCTTTAAGTTCAGTTATTTATTGGATAGGAAATACAATAGTAGGAAAAGCAGCGTTTACAGAGATTGAAGCAACGGTCGCATATTCGTTGATTCCCACTTTGTTTGGATTCATTGTGGTGGTATTTATAAATGAAATGGATTGGAATTTATTCGACTGGAATAAAAGCCATTTTATCAACTCCATATCTTTTTTAGGATGGATTGCATCAACCAATATTGTTTATCAAGGGGTTAAGCTATTCAATCAATTTAATTGGAAACAGACTTTGTTGGCTATGCTTCCATTGTTACTACTATATGTGGTAATACTTGCACTCATTTTTTATGTTTTTAGTTGGAGTTGA
- a CDS encoding ParB/RepB/Spo0J family partition protein, whose product MAKRPKKEALGMGIRSLLSDFNNAEDEKELLNTVLEIPLEDIEANPFQPRKDFGEESLQELADSIKTLGLIQPITVRELENGNFQLIAGERRLRAAKLAGLDTIPGYVVLANKQFMLEAALVENTHRKDLNPIEIAMSYQRLIDECKLTHEQVSERVGKKRSSITNELRLLSLPPMVIAALKNGDLTKGHCKYLLSGELKSEDQIAICQEIIEKELSVRQTDALIKSWQSAKKKPSASKDDKPDLFLQRVTDDLARYFDTKVEINANPKGKGKITIPFGSNEELNELLKKMKG is encoded by the coding sequence ATGGCAAAAAGACCTAAAAAAGAAGCATTGGGAATGGGCATTCGCTCACTATTATCGGACTTCAACAATGCGGAAGACGAAAAGGAATTGCTCAACACCGTTCTGGAAATACCTTTAGAAGACATTGAAGCGAATCCCTTTCAACCTCGGAAAGATTTCGGAGAGGAATCACTGCAAGAACTGGCGGACTCCATCAAAACTTTGGGATTGATTCAACCGATTACCGTTCGAGAATTGGAAAACGGTAATTTTCAGTTGATTGCAGGAGAACGACGGCTTCGGGCTGCAAAATTAGCAGGCTTAGATACGATTCCTGGTTATGTGGTTTTGGCGAATAAACAGTTTATGCTGGAAGCAGCTTTGGTGGAAAACACACATCGTAAGGACTTGAATCCCATCGAAATCGCCATGAGTTACCAACGTTTGATTGATGAATGTAAACTGACTCACGAACAGGTTTCGGAACGAGTCGGTAAAAAACGCTCGTCTATTACCAACGAACTTCGCTTATTGAGTCTACCTCCGATGGTAATTGCTGCACTGAAGAATGGCGATCTCACCAAAGGTCACTGCAAATATTTGCTGAGTGGTGAATTGAAGTCAGAAGATCAAATTGCTATTTGTCAAGAAATTATAGAGAAAGAGTTATCTGTCCGTCAAACGGATGCTTTGATTAAAAGTTGGCAAAGTGCCAAGAAGAAGCCTTCTGCTTCAAAAGACGATAAACCCGATTTGTTCCTGCAAAGGGTGACGGACGATTTGGCCCGCTATTTTGATACAAAGGTCGAAATCAATGCGAATCCGAAAGGCAAAGGGAAAATTACCATTCCTTTTGGGTCGAATGAGGAATTGAATGAGTTGTTGAAGAAGATGAAGGGGTGA